The Lycium barbarum isolate Lr01 chromosome 9, ASM1917538v2, whole genome shotgun sequence genome has a segment encoding these proteins:
- the LOC132612147 gene encoding dehydration-responsive element-binding protein 2D-like, whose product ITQLSSLPNQPHFPEYVTLLYCYTKKKIKKITQASSRKGCMRGKGGPENATCPYKGVRQRTWGKWVAEIRKPNRGGRLWLGTFETSYDAVVAYDDVAHKLYGYKAQLNFPDRGHTKNQAHNSTGSTSSSHSGVPDTVNMLLLEGQVSYPLLDINKNAEKDNNKGVGFGEVWKDLNLNLPEIDDSSIWAEAKATSSFQAVNEPGMFAGNLDDEINYSPWHFYS is encoded by the exons ATAACTCAACTCAGTTCTCTTCCAAATCAGCCCCATTTCCCTGAATATGTCACACTGTTATACTGTTATACCaagaagaagatcaagaaaatcacCCAAGCAAGTTCCAGGAAAGGTTGTATGCGAGGCAAAGGTGGCCCTGAAAATGCTACCTGCCCCTACAAGGGCGTTCGTCAGCGTACATGGGGGAAATGGGTGGCCGAGATCCGTAAGCCCAACCGTGGTGGTCGCCTCTGGCTTGGTACTTTTGAGACTTCTTATGATGCTGTTGTGGCTTACGATGATGTTGCACACAAACTTTATGGTTATAAAGCCCAACTCAATTTTCCTGACCGTGGGCACACCAAAAACCAAGCCCATAATTCAACTGGCTCTACCAGCTCATCACACAGTGGAGTTCCAGACACTGTGAATATG TTGCTACTTGAGGGGCAAGTTTCATATCCGTTACTTGATATCAACAAAAATGCTGAAAAGGATAACAATAAAGGTGTAGGATTTGGTGAAGTGTGGAAAGATTTGAATTTGAACTTGCCGGAGATTGATGATTCCTCCATCTGGGCAGAGGCAAAAGCCACAAGTTCATTCCAAGCAGTGAATGAACCGGGAATGTTTGCTGGTAACCTAGACGATGAGATTAATTATTCTCCGTGGCATTTTTATAGTTGA